One genomic window of Channa argus isolate prfri chromosome 5, Channa argus male v1.0, whole genome shotgun sequence includes the following:
- the uba3 gene encoding NEDD8-activating enzyme E1 catalytic subunit isoform X5, with the protein MAETDEPMVVDGGDVSTCEWEGRWNHTKRFLERSGPFTHPDFQPSSETLQFMLETCRILVIGAGGLGCELLKDLSLSGFRNIHVVDMDTIDISNLNRQFLFRSKDVGRSKADVAADFINSRIPGCCVVPHFKKIQDLDGAFYRQFHIIVCGLDSVVARRWINGMLLSLLVYEDGVLDPDSIIPLIDGGTEGFKGNARVILPGMTACIDCTLELYPPQINFPMCTIASMPRLPEHCIEYVRVLLWPKVTPFGDGVALDGDDPEHIQWVYQRSLERAAEFNITGVSYRLTQAACATEVFKIASSASIPLNNYMVFNDVDGLYTYTFEAERKENCFACSQVPLDLHFSPSSKLQEVLDYLTGSASLQMKSPALTATLEGKSKTLYLQSVASIEQRTRANLSKTLKELGLVNGQELAVADVTTPQTLLFRLCFTS; encoded by the exons ATGGCGGAAACGGATGAGCC GATGGTGGTGGATGGAGGAGATGTAAGCACCTGTGAGTGGGAAGGGCGATGGAACCATACTAAAAGGTTTCTGGAAAGGTCAGGGCCCTTCACACATCCTGACTTTCAGCCCAGTTCAGAG ACTTTGCAGTTTATGTTGGAAACCTGTAGAATCCTGGTCATTGGTGCTGGCGGTCTGGGATGTGAGCTACTGAAAGACCTG TCTTTATCAGGCTTTCGCAATATTCATGTTGTTGACATGGACACCATTGATATTTCTAACCTGAATCGACAGTTCCTCTTCAG ATCAAAAGATGTGGGTCGATCCAAGGCAGACGTTGCAGCTGATTTTATAAACAGCCGAATACCTGGATGCTGTGTAGTCCC acattttaaaaaaattcaagaCTTAGATGGAGCATTCTACAGAC AATTCCATATCATTGTCTGTGGACTGGACTCAGTAGTTGCCAGGAGGTGGATAAATGGTATGCTG ctGTCTTTGCTGGTCTATGAGGATGGTGTCTTAGACCCTGATTCCATCATTCCTTTAATCGATGGTGGGACAGAAGGGTTTAAAGGCAATGCTCGAGTCATTCTGCCTGGCATGACTGCCTGTATCGATTGCACTCTCGAGCTTTATCCTCCACAG ATTAACTTCCCTATGTGTACTATAGCCTCCATGCCTCGTTTGCCAGAACATTGCATTGAGTATGTCCGGGTGCTGTTGTGGCCCAAAGTGACACCATTTGGAG aCGGAGTGGCCCTGGATGGAGATGACCCAGAGCACATCCAGTGGGTGTACCAGAGATCTCTGGAGAGGGCAGCAGAGTTCAACATAACAGGAGTCTCATACCGGTTAACCCAGG CTGCTTGTGCAACTGAAGTTTTCAAAATAGCATCAAG TGCCTCTATACCTTTAAACAACTACATGGTCTTCAATGATGTTGATGGCCTCTACACCTACACCTTTGAGGCAGAACGAAAG GAAAACTGTTTTGCCTGCAGCCAAGTACCTCTGGATTTGCACTTTTCTCCATCTTCCAAACTCCAGGAGGTGTTGGACTACTTGACTGGGAGTGCCTCCCT acaaATGAAATCACCTGCTTTAACAGCAACACTGGAAGGAAAAAGCAAGACATTATATTTACAG TCTGTTGCATCAATTGAACAGAGGACTCGAGCAAATCTGTCCAAAACTCTGAAAG AGCTGGGGCTAGTTAATGGACAAGAGCTGGCTGTAGCTGATGTGACCACACCCCAGACCTTGTTGTTCAGACTCTGCTTTACCTCATAG
- the uba3 gene encoding NEDD8-activating enzyme E1 catalytic subunit isoform X1 — MAETDEPMVVDGGDVSTCEWEGRWNHTKRFLERSGPFTHPDFQPSSETLQFMLETCRILVIGAGGLGCELLKDLSLSGFRNIHVVDMDTIDISNLNRQFLFRSKDVGRSKADVAADFINSRIPGCCVVPHFKKIQDLDGAFYRQFHIIVCGLDSVVARRWINGMLLSLLVYEDGVLDPDSIIPLIDGGTEGFKGNARVILPGMTACIDCTLELYPPQINFPMCTIASMPRLPEHCIEYVRVLLWPKVTPFGDGVALDGDDPEHIQWVYQRSLERAAEFNITGVSYRLTQGVIKRIIPAVASTNAVIAAACATEVFKIASSASIPLNNYMVFNDVDGLYTYTFEAERKPLLLQENCFACSQVPLDLHFSPSSKLQEVLDYLTGSASLQMKSPALTATLEGKSKTLYLQSVASIEQRTRANLSKTLKELGLVNGQELAVADVTTPQTLLFRLCFTS, encoded by the exons ATGGCGGAAACGGATGAGCC GATGGTGGTGGATGGAGGAGATGTAAGCACCTGTGAGTGGGAAGGGCGATGGAACCATACTAAAAGGTTTCTGGAAAGGTCAGGGCCCTTCACACATCCTGACTTTCAGCCCAGTTCAGAG ACTTTGCAGTTTATGTTGGAAACCTGTAGAATCCTGGTCATTGGTGCTGGCGGTCTGGGATGTGAGCTACTGAAAGACCTG TCTTTATCAGGCTTTCGCAATATTCATGTTGTTGACATGGACACCATTGATATTTCTAACCTGAATCGACAGTTCCTCTTCAG ATCAAAAGATGTGGGTCGATCCAAGGCAGACGTTGCAGCTGATTTTATAAACAGCCGAATACCTGGATGCTGTGTAGTCCC acattttaaaaaaattcaagaCTTAGATGGAGCATTCTACAGAC AATTCCATATCATTGTCTGTGGACTGGACTCAGTAGTTGCCAGGAGGTGGATAAATGGTATGCTG ctGTCTTTGCTGGTCTATGAGGATGGTGTCTTAGACCCTGATTCCATCATTCCTTTAATCGATGGTGGGACAGAAGGGTTTAAAGGCAATGCTCGAGTCATTCTGCCTGGCATGACTGCCTGTATCGATTGCACTCTCGAGCTTTATCCTCCACAG ATTAACTTCCCTATGTGTACTATAGCCTCCATGCCTCGTTTGCCAGAACATTGCATTGAGTATGTCCGGGTGCTGTTGTGGCCCAAAGTGACACCATTTGGAG aCGGAGTGGCCCTGGATGGAGATGACCCAGAGCACATCCAGTGGGTGTACCAGAGATCTCTGGAGAGGGCAGCAGAGTTCAACATAACAGGAGTCTCATACCGGTTAACCCAGG GTGTTATTAAAAGGATAATCCCAGCTGTGGCATCTACAAATGCTGTTATTGCTG CTGCTTGTGCAACTGAAGTTTTCAAAATAGCATCAAG TGCCTCTATACCTTTAAACAACTACATGGTCTTCAATGATGTTGATGGCCTCTACACCTACACCTTTGAGGCAGAACGAAAG CCACTTCTGTTGCAGGAAAACTGTTTTGCCTGCAGCCAAGTACCTCTGGATTTGCACTTTTCTCCATCTTCCAAACTCCAGGAGGTGTTGGACTACTTGACTGGGAGTGCCTCCCT acaaATGAAATCACCTGCTTTAACAGCAACACTGGAAGGAAAAAGCAAGACATTATATTTACAG TCTGTTGCATCAATTGAACAGAGGACTCGAGCAAATCTGTCCAAAACTCTGAAAG AGCTGGGGCTAGTTAATGGACAAGAGCTGGCTGTAGCTGATGTGACCACACCCCAGACCTTGTTGTTCAGACTCTGCTTTACCTCATAG
- the uba3 gene encoding NEDD8-activating enzyme E1 catalytic subunit isoform X2 → MAETDEPMVVDGGDVSTCEWEGRWNHTKRFLERSGPFTHPDFQPSSETLQFMLETCRILVIGAGGLGCELLKDLSLSGFRNIHVVDMDTIDISNLNRQFLFRSKDVGRSKADVAADFINSRIPGCCVVPHFKKIQDLDGAFYRQFHIIVCGLDSVVARRWINGMLLSLLVYEDGVLDPDSIIPLIDGGTEGFKGNARVILPGMTACIDCTLELYPPQINFPMCTIASMPRLPEHCIEYVRVLLWPKVTPFGDGVALDGDDPEHIQWVYQRSLERAAEFNITGVSYRLTQGVIKRIIPAVASTNAVIAAACATEVFKIASSASIPLNNYMVFNDVDGLYTYTFEAERKENCFACSQVPLDLHFSPSSKLQEVLDYLTGSASLQMKSPALTATLEGKSKTLYLQSVASIEQRTRANLSKTLKELGLVNGQELAVADVTTPQTLLFRLCFTS, encoded by the exons ATGGCGGAAACGGATGAGCC GATGGTGGTGGATGGAGGAGATGTAAGCACCTGTGAGTGGGAAGGGCGATGGAACCATACTAAAAGGTTTCTGGAAAGGTCAGGGCCCTTCACACATCCTGACTTTCAGCCCAGTTCAGAG ACTTTGCAGTTTATGTTGGAAACCTGTAGAATCCTGGTCATTGGTGCTGGCGGTCTGGGATGTGAGCTACTGAAAGACCTG TCTTTATCAGGCTTTCGCAATATTCATGTTGTTGACATGGACACCATTGATATTTCTAACCTGAATCGACAGTTCCTCTTCAG ATCAAAAGATGTGGGTCGATCCAAGGCAGACGTTGCAGCTGATTTTATAAACAGCCGAATACCTGGATGCTGTGTAGTCCC acattttaaaaaaattcaagaCTTAGATGGAGCATTCTACAGAC AATTCCATATCATTGTCTGTGGACTGGACTCAGTAGTTGCCAGGAGGTGGATAAATGGTATGCTG ctGTCTTTGCTGGTCTATGAGGATGGTGTCTTAGACCCTGATTCCATCATTCCTTTAATCGATGGTGGGACAGAAGGGTTTAAAGGCAATGCTCGAGTCATTCTGCCTGGCATGACTGCCTGTATCGATTGCACTCTCGAGCTTTATCCTCCACAG ATTAACTTCCCTATGTGTACTATAGCCTCCATGCCTCGTTTGCCAGAACATTGCATTGAGTATGTCCGGGTGCTGTTGTGGCCCAAAGTGACACCATTTGGAG aCGGAGTGGCCCTGGATGGAGATGACCCAGAGCACATCCAGTGGGTGTACCAGAGATCTCTGGAGAGGGCAGCAGAGTTCAACATAACAGGAGTCTCATACCGGTTAACCCAGG GTGTTATTAAAAGGATAATCCCAGCTGTGGCATCTACAAATGCTGTTATTGCTG CTGCTTGTGCAACTGAAGTTTTCAAAATAGCATCAAG TGCCTCTATACCTTTAAACAACTACATGGTCTTCAATGATGTTGATGGCCTCTACACCTACACCTTTGAGGCAGAACGAAAG GAAAACTGTTTTGCCTGCAGCCAAGTACCTCTGGATTTGCACTTTTCTCCATCTTCCAAACTCCAGGAGGTGTTGGACTACTTGACTGGGAGTGCCTCCCT acaaATGAAATCACCTGCTTTAACAGCAACACTGGAAGGAAAAAGCAAGACATTATATTTACAG TCTGTTGCATCAATTGAACAGAGGACTCGAGCAAATCTGTCCAAAACTCTGAAAG AGCTGGGGCTAGTTAATGGACAAGAGCTGGCTGTAGCTGATGTGACCACACCCCAGACCTTGTTGTTCAGACTCTGCTTTACCTCATAG
- the uba3 gene encoding NEDD8-activating enzyme E1 catalytic subunit isoform X3, with translation MVVDGGDVSTCEWEGRWNHTKRFLERSGPFTHPDFQPSSETLQFMLETCRILVIGAGGLGCELLKDLSLSGFRNIHVVDMDTIDISNLNRQFLFRSKDVGRSKADVAADFINSRIPGCCVVPHFKKIQDLDGAFYRQFHIIVCGLDSVVARRWINGMLLSLLVYEDGVLDPDSIIPLIDGGTEGFKGNARVILPGMTACIDCTLELYPPQINFPMCTIASMPRLPEHCIEYVRVLLWPKVTPFGDGVALDGDDPEHIQWVYQRSLERAAEFNITGVSYRLTQGVIKRIIPAVASTNAVIAAACATEVFKIASSASIPLNNYMVFNDVDGLYTYTFEAERKPLLLQENCFACSQVPLDLHFSPSSKLQEVLDYLTGSASLQMKSPALTATLEGKSKTLYLQSVASIEQRTRANLSKTLKELGLVNGQELAVADVTTPQTLLFRLCFTS, from the exons ATGGTGGTGGATGGAGGAGATGTAAGCACCTGTGAGTGGGAAGGGCGATGGAACCATACTAAAAGGTTTCTGGAAAGGTCAGGGCCCTTCACACATCCTGACTTTCAGCCCAGTTCAGAG ACTTTGCAGTTTATGTTGGAAACCTGTAGAATCCTGGTCATTGGTGCTGGCGGTCTGGGATGTGAGCTACTGAAAGACCTG TCTTTATCAGGCTTTCGCAATATTCATGTTGTTGACATGGACACCATTGATATTTCTAACCTGAATCGACAGTTCCTCTTCAG ATCAAAAGATGTGGGTCGATCCAAGGCAGACGTTGCAGCTGATTTTATAAACAGCCGAATACCTGGATGCTGTGTAGTCCC acattttaaaaaaattcaagaCTTAGATGGAGCATTCTACAGAC AATTCCATATCATTGTCTGTGGACTGGACTCAGTAGTTGCCAGGAGGTGGATAAATGGTATGCTG ctGTCTTTGCTGGTCTATGAGGATGGTGTCTTAGACCCTGATTCCATCATTCCTTTAATCGATGGTGGGACAGAAGGGTTTAAAGGCAATGCTCGAGTCATTCTGCCTGGCATGACTGCCTGTATCGATTGCACTCTCGAGCTTTATCCTCCACAG ATTAACTTCCCTATGTGTACTATAGCCTCCATGCCTCGTTTGCCAGAACATTGCATTGAGTATGTCCGGGTGCTGTTGTGGCCCAAAGTGACACCATTTGGAG aCGGAGTGGCCCTGGATGGAGATGACCCAGAGCACATCCAGTGGGTGTACCAGAGATCTCTGGAGAGGGCAGCAGAGTTCAACATAACAGGAGTCTCATACCGGTTAACCCAGG GTGTTATTAAAAGGATAATCCCAGCTGTGGCATCTACAAATGCTGTTATTGCTG CTGCTTGTGCAACTGAAGTTTTCAAAATAGCATCAAG TGCCTCTATACCTTTAAACAACTACATGGTCTTCAATGATGTTGATGGCCTCTACACCTACACCTTTGAGGCAGAACGAAAG CCACTTCTGTTGCAGGAAAACTGTTTTGCCTGCAGCCAAGTACCTCTGGATTTGCACTTTTCTCCATCTTCCAAACTCCAGGAGGTGTTGGACTACTTGACTGGGAGTGCCTCCCT acaaATGAAATCACCTGCTTTAACAGCAACACTGGAAGGAAAAAGCAAGACATTATATTTACAG TCTGTTGCATCAATTGAACAGAGGACTCGAGCAAATCTGTCCAAAACTCTGAAAG AGCTGGGGCTAGTTAATGGACAAGAGCTGGCTGTAGCTGATGTGACCACACCCCAGACCTTGTTGTTCAGACTCTGCTTTACCTCATAG
- the uba3 gene encoding NEDD8-activating enzyme E1 catalytic subunit isoform X4 — MAETDEPMVVDGGDVSTCEWEGRWNHTKRFLERSGPFTHPDFQPSSETLQFMLETCRILVIGAGGLGCELLKDLSLSGFRNIHVVDMDTIDISNLNRQFLFRSKDVGRSKADVAADFINSRIPGCCVVPHFKKIQDLDGAFYRQFHIIVCGLDSVVARRWINGMLLSLLVYEDGVLDPDSIIPLIDGGTEGFKGNARVILPGMTACIDCTLELYPPQINFPMCTIASMPRLPEHCIEYVRVLLWPKVTPFGDGVALDGDDPEHIQWVYQRSLERAAEFNITGVSYRLTQAACATEVFKIASSASIPLNNYMVFNDVDGLYTYTFEAERKPLLLQENCFACSQVPLDLHFSPSSKLQEVLDYLTGSASLQMKSPALTATLEGKSKTLYLQSVASIEQRTRANLSKTLKELGLVNGQELAVADVTTPQTLLFRLCFTS, encoded by the exons ATGGCGGAAACGGATGAGCC GATGGTGGTGGATGGAGGAGATGTAAGCACCTGTGAGTGGGAAGGGCGATGGAACCATACTAAAAGGTTTCTGGAAAGGTCAGGGCCCTTCACACATCCTGACTTTCAGCCCAGTTCAGAG ACTTTGCAGTTTATGTTGGAAACCTGTAGAATCCTGGTCATTGGTGCTGGCGGTCTGGGATGTGAGCTACTGAAAGACCTG TCTTTATCAGGCTTTCGCAATATTCATGTTGTTGACATGGACACCATTGATATTTCTAACCTGAATCGACAGTTCCTCTTCAG ATCAAAAGATGTGGGTCGATCCAAGGCAGACGTTGCAGCTGATTTTATAAACAGCCGAATACCTGGATGCTGTGTAGTCCC acattttaaaaaaattcaagaCTTAGATGGAGCATTCTACAGAC AATTCCATATCATTGTCTGTGGACTGGACTCAGTAGTTGCCAGGAGGTGGATAAATGGTATGCTG ctGTCTTTGCTGGTCTATGAGGATGGTGTCTTAGACCCTGATTCCATCATTCCTTTAATCGATGGTGGGACAGAAGGGTTTAAAGGCAATGCTCGAGTCATTCTGCCTGGCATGACTGCCTGTATCGATTGCACTCTCGAGCTTTATCCTCCACAG ATTAACTTCCCTATGTGTACTATAGCCTCCATGCCTCGTTTGCCAGAACATTGCATTGAGTATGTCCGGGTGCTGTTGTGGCCCAAAGTGACACCATTTGGAG aCGGAGTGGCCCTGGATGGAGATGACCCAGAGCACATCCAGTGGGTGTACCAGAGATCTCTGGAGAGGGCAGCAGAGTTCAACATAACAGGAGTCTCATACCGGTTAACCCAGG CTGCTTGTGCAACTGAAGTTTTCAAAATAGCATCAAG TGCCTCTATACCTTTAAACAACTACATGGTCTTCAATGATGTTGATGGCCTCTACACCTACACCTTTGAGGCAGAACGAAAG CCACTTCTGTTGCAGGAAAACTGTTTTGCCTGCAGCCAAGTACCTCTGGATTTGCACTTTTCTCCATCTTCCAAACTCCAGGAGGTGTTGGACTACTTGACTGGGAGTGCCTCCCT acaaATGAAATCACCTGCTTTAACAGCAACACTGGAAGGAAAAAGCAAGACATTATATTTACAG TCTGTTGCATCAATTGAACAGAGGACTCGAGCAAATCTGTCCAAAACTCTGAAAG AGCTGGGGCTAGTTAATGGACAAGAGCTGGCTGTAGCTGATGTGACCACACCCCAGACCTTGTTGTTCAGACTCTGCTTTACCTCATAG